The following are encoded in a window of Schistocerca nitens isolate TAMUIC-IGC-003100 chromosome 9, iqSchNite1.1, whole genome shotgun sequence genomic DNA:
- the LOC126203250 gene encoding venom protease-like, with protein sequence MLSSQPVMMYLWAAASILLLVDHCYGAKSDDVELYQSQCPSDDEYVHYSCVASDKCSTLRARSSIHFCDRGDERLICCPLPAQKVNKCGQPLANKPPSSRLVAAVIGGISLRSAVSSPWMVAVGQRTRNGSIDWYCGGALIQEDRVLTAAHCTLRRKPDVVRIGELDFARSDDRAAPQDVTISAVKVHPFYQPPEHYHDIAVLQLANPVEPSQYISTICLPQLGDNDDELSGKTAMLYGWGLLGFGGERPDTLQEASVIIFNNSVCNEQYSRPTVPKQRYPQGIIDSQLCAGHEEGGKDACQGDSGGPLVLQNGGVYTVVGIVSSGVGCGSKSFPGIYTRVSSYVTWIQKQL encoded by the exons ATGGTGCAAAATCAGATGATGTGGAACTGTATCAGTCTCAGTGTCCTTCTGATGATGAGTATGTGCATTATAGTTGTGTTGCCAGTGATAAATGCAGCACTCTCAGAGCACGTTCCAGCATACACTTCTGTGATCGAGGTGATGAGCGCCTAATCTGCTGTCCTTTGCCTGCACAAAAAGTGAATA AATGTGGTCAGCCGTTAGCAAACAAACCTCCGTCTAGTCGTCTTGTAGCTGCTGTTATAGGAGGCATTTCATTAAGGAGTGCTGTTTCGTCTCCATGGATG GTTGCAGTTGGGCAGCGAACTAGGAATGGGTCAATTGACTGGTATTGTGGAGGAGCCCTCATTCAGGAAGACAGGGTACTTACAGCAGCACACTGTACTCTTAGAAG GAAACCAGACGTAGTGCGTATAGGAGAATTGGATTTCGCACGCAGTGACGACAGGGCTGCACCTCAAGATGTAACCATATCAGCTGTGAAGGTACATCCATTTTATCAACCACCAGAGCATTATCATGATATTGCTGTGCTGCAGCTTGCTAATCCCGTGGAACCAAGCCAGTATATCAGTACTATTTGTCTCCCACAATTAGGAGACAATGATGATGAATTAAGTGGAAAGACTGCAATGCTTTATGGTTGGGGACTCCTTGGATTTG GTGGAGAAAGACCAGATACACTTCAGGAAGCAAGTGTTATAATCTTTAACAATTCAGTGTGTAATGAACAATATTCACGACCGACAGTTCCAAAACAGAGATATCCTCAGGGAATTATTGACTCTCAGTTATGTGCTGGTCATGAAGAAggtggaaaagatgcctgtcag GGTGACTCTGGTGGTCCACTTGTCTTACAAAATGGCGGTGTTTACACAGTGGTTGGAATTGTCTCCTCTGGAGTTGGATGTGGATCCAAATCATTTCCTGGAATTTATACTAGAGTCTCATCATATGTCACATGGATTCAAAAACAACTGTAA